The Arachis ipaensis cultivar K30076 chromosome B07, Araip1.1, whole genome shotgun sequence genome includes a window with the following:
- the LOC107608993 gene encoding internal alternative NAD(P)H-ubiquinone oxidoreductase A2, mitochondrial, whose product MSVFRNLSRISQYSYSSKPHTLNTIVTNRFHAPLSTFLSHFATATATNTHTDYLAPHVGLGPTKAHEKSRVVVLGTGWAGSRLMKGLDPNIYDIVCVSPRNHMVFTPLLASTCVGTLEFRSVAEPIARIQPAISREPGSYFFLANCTSIDTDHHVVHCETVTEGEETLDPWKFTISYDKLVIALGAQPTTFGIHGVYEHAIFLREVYHAQEIRRKLLLNLMLSDVPGIGKEEKQRLLHCVVVGGGPTGVEFSGELSDFIMRDVRQRYAHVKDYIHVTLIEANEILSSFDDRLRRYATKQLTKSGVRLVRGIVKDVQEKKIILNDGTEVPYGLLVWSTGVGPSPIVRSLDLPKSPGGRIGIDEWLRVPSVQDVFAIGDCSGFVESTGRPVLPALAQVAERQGKYLAALLNKIGRANGSRANSIKDMDFGDPFVYKHLGSMATIGSYKALVDLRQSKEAKGLSLAGFLSWFVWRSAYLTRVVSWRNRFYVAINWATTFVFGRDISRI is encoded by the exons CATGCACCTCTCTCCACCTTCCTCTCTCACTTCGCCACTGCCACCGCTACTAACACCCACACCGACTACCTTGCCCCTCATGTGGGCCTGGGGCCCACCAAGGCCCACGAGAAGTCCCGTGTGGTGGTTCTGGGCACGGGTTGGGCCGGTAGCCGGCTGATGAAGGGCCTTGACCCTAACATCTATGACATTGTTTGCGTGTCCCCGAGGAATCACATGGTGTTCACGCCTCTATTGGCGTCAACGTGCGTTGGAACGCTTGAATTCAGATCTGTTGCTGAACCCATTGCTAGGATCCAGCCCGCCATTTCCAGAGAGCCCGGTTCTTACTTCTTCCTTGCCAATTGTACTTCCATTGATACTGATCACCATGTG GTGCATTGCGAGACTGTAACTGAAGGAGAGGAAACATTAGACCCTTGGAAGTTTACAATTTCATATGATAAGCTAGTAATTGCATTAGGAGCACAACCCACTACTTTTGGAATTCATGGAGTCTATGAGCATGCAATTTTTCTTCGTGAAGTTTACCATGCACAGGAAATCCGTCGCAAGTTGCTCCTGAACTTGATGTTGTCAGATGTTCCAG GGATCGGAAAAGAGGAAAAACAAAGGCTTTTGCATTGTGTGGTTGTGGGAGGTGGTCCGACTGGGGTTGAATTCAGTGGTGAACTCAGTGATTTCATCATGAGAGATGTCCGACAGAGATATGCCCACGTGAAGGATTATATCCATGTTACTTTAATTGAG GCAAATGAGATATTGTCTTCCTTTGATGACCGACTTAGGCGCTATGCTACCAAACAGTTGACAAAG TCAGGGGTTCGTCTTGTTCGTGGCATTGTAAAAGATGTTCAAGAGAAGAAGATCATCCTTAATGATGGTACTGAGGTTCCATATGGGTTGCTTGTATGGTCTACTGGTGTTGGTCCATCACCTATTGTTCGCTCTTTGGATCTCCCTAAATCCCCTGGTGGAAG GATTGGCATTGATGAGTGGCTCCGCGTTCCTTCAGTGCAAGATGTGTTTGCAATAGGTGACTGCAGTGGATTTGTAGAAAGTACTGGAAGACCTGTACTTCCAGCTTTAGCCCAA GTAGCAGAGAGGCAAGGTAAATATTTAGCAGCCTTATTAAACAAAATAGGTAGAGCCAATGGAAGCCGCGCAAATAGCATCAAAGACATGGATTTCGGTGATCCATTTGTTTACAAGCACCTTGGAAGCATGGCTACCATTGGCAGTTACAAGGCTCTTGTGGACCTTAGACAGAGCAAg GAAGCAAAAGGGTTATCTCTTGCAGGGTTTCTCAGTTGGTTTGTTTGGCGTTCTGCATATCTGACACGCGTTGTCAGTTGGAGGAACAGATTCTATGTAGCTATCAACTGGGCTACAACATTTGTGTTTGGTCGTGATATAAGCAGAATATAG